In one Umezawaea sp. Da 62-37 genomic region, the following are encoded:
- a CDS encoding NAD kinase, producing MTEREILLVVHTGRQSNIKLAMEVALRFAEAGVRLRLLDDEAPQLYPCCSMSIVPADDKAAEGTELVFVLGGDGTLLRAAELARAAGVPVLGVNLGRVGFLAEADSDMLHEAITHVIDREYHVEDRMTVDVTATVNGLEIARTWALNEASVEKSSRERILDVVVEIDGRPVSAFGTDGVLCATPTGSTAYAFSAGGPVVWPDVQALLVVPSNAHALFARPLVVSPASVVAFEVDPNGHPAVLCCDGRRTFDLPAGTRVEVVGGKTPIKLVRLREGPFADRLVEKFSLPVQGWRGPSRG from the coding sequence ATGACCGAGCGCGAGATCCTGCTCGTCGTCCACACCGGACGGCAGAGCAACATCAAGCTGGCGATGGAGGTGGCGCTCCGCTTCGCCGAGGCGGGTGTCCGGCTGCGCCTGCTCGACGACGAGGCCCCGCAGCTCTACCCGTGCTGCTCCATGAGCATCGTGCCCGCCGACGACAAGGCGGCCGAGGGCACCGAGCTGGTGTTCGTGCTCGGCGGTGACGGAACCCTGTTGCGGGCGGCCGAGTTGGCGCGCGCCGCGGGTGTTCCGGTGCTGGGCGTGAACCTCGGCCGGGTCGGGTTCCTCGCGGAGGCCGACTCGGACATGCTGCACGAGGCCATCACCCACGTCATCGACCGCGAGTACCACGTCGAGGACCGGATGACGGTCGACGTGACGGCCACCGTGAACGGGCTCGAGATCGCGAGGACGTGGGCCCTCAACGAGGCCAGCGTGGAGAAGAGCTCCCGCGAGCGCATCCTCGACGTGGTCGTGGAGATCGACGGCCGCCCGGTGTCGGCGTTCGGCACCGACGGCGTCCTGTGCGCGACCCCCACCGGGTCCACCGCCTACGCGTTCTCCGCGGGCGGACCGGTGGTGTGGCCGGACGTGCAGGCGCTGCTGGTGGTGCCGAGCAACGCGCACGCGCTGTTCGCCCGGCCCCTGGTCGTGTCGCCCGCGTCCGTGGTGGCGTTCGAGGTCGACCCCAACGGCCACCCCGCCGTGCTGTGCTGCGACGGCAGGCGCACGTTCGACCTGCCCGCGGGCACGCGGGTCGAGGTCGTCGGCGGGAAGACGCCCATCAAGCTCGTCCGACTGCGCGAAGGACCGTTCGCCGACCGGCTCGTGGAGAAGTTCTCGCTCCCCGTGCAGGGCTGGCGCGGGCCGTCGCGCGGCTGA
- the steA gene encoding putative cytokinetic ring protein SteA: MKLSGLLSRSNHDLPGAVGVARVDRRAGDLLRRLSPGDVAVMDHVDIDRRTAEALVAAEVAGVVNASPSISGRFPNLGPELLIEAGIPLIDNVGSSVLRDIRDGTKLRLLDGVVYDGGKEIARGDEQSAESIADAMIEAKAGMAAQLEAFSANTIEFLRRERALVLDGVGVPELYVPMRGRQVLVVAGGPSHAEELRRLRKYIREYRPVLVGVDTGADTLFAAGYKPDVIVGDPDAIGTETLKSGREVVVPAQTDGHAPGLERIQDLGIGAVTFPSSGNTEDLALLIAEAHGASLVVTVGVQAGLREFLDRGHSGSTPSTFLTRLKLGGKLVDGEAVATLHRSRVSLGVIVLLVLAAVLAMVAAVAVSGVGHVYVDIAADAFRTVSDWSKGLFS; encoded by the coding sequence ATGAAGCTCTCCGGGTTGCTCAGCCGCTCGAACCACGACCTCCCCGGCGCCGTCGGCGTCGCCAGGGTCGATCGCCGCGCGGGCGACCTGCTCCGGCGGCTGAGTCCCGGCGACGTCGCCGTCATGGACCACGTCGACATCGACCGCCGCACCGCGGAGGCGCTGGTGGCCGCCGAGGTCGCGGGAGTCGTGAACGCCTCCCCGTCGATCTCCGGCCGGTTCCCCAACCTGGGGCCGGAACTCCTCATCGAGGCGGGCATCCCGCTGATCGACAACGTCGGCAGTTCGGTGCTGCGCGACATCAGGGACGGCACGAAGCTCCGCCTCCTGGACGGCGTGGTCTACGACGGCGGGAAGGAGATCGCGCGCGGCGACGAGCAGAGCGCGGAGTCCATCGCCGACGCGATGATCGAGGCCAAGGCGGGCATGGCCGCGCAGCTGGAGGCCTTCTCCGCCAACACCATCGAGTTCCTGCGCCGGGAACGCGCGCTCGTGCTCGACGGGGTCGGCGTGCCGGAGCTGTACGTGCCGATGCGCGGCAGGCAGGTGCTCGTCGTGGCGGGCGGCCCGAGCCACGCGGAGGAGCTGCGGCGGCTGCGGAAGTACATCCGCGAGTACCGGCCGGTGCTGGTCGGCGTCGACACGGGCGCCGACACGCTGTTCGCCGCCGGCTACAAGCCCGACGTCATCGTCGGCGACCCGGACGCCATCGGGACCGAGACGCTGAAGTCGGGCCGCGAGGTCGTCGTGCCCGCGCAGACCGACGGGCACGCGCCCGGCCTGGAGCGCATCCAGGACCTGGGCATCGGCGCGGTGACGTTCCCGTCGTCGGGCAACACCGAGGACCTGGCGCTGCTGATCGCCGAGGCGCACGGGGCGAGCCTCGTGGTGACCGTCGGGGTGCAGGCCGGTCTGCGGGAATTCCTCGACCGCGGCCACTCCGGCTCCACCCCGTCCACGTTCCTCACCCGGCTCAAGCTCGGCGGCAAGCTGGTCGACGGCGAGGCCGTCGCCACCCTGCACCGCAGCCGGGTCTCGCTCGGCGTGATCGTCCTGCTGGTGCTGGCCGCCGTGCTCGCGATGGTCGCCGCGGTCGCGGTGTCCGGGGTCGGCCACGTCTACGTCGACATCGCCGCCGACGCGTTCCGCACCGTCTCCGACTGGTCGAAGGGGCTCTTCTCTTGA
- the recN gene encoding DNA repair protein RecN, producing the protein MLAEMRIQGLGVIDEATLELDAGFTVVTGETGAGKTMVVTGLHLLGGGRAEASRVRTGADKAVVEGRFRAPAGSPAAKVADEVGGEPDEDGTVIAVRTVGADGRSRAHLGGRSVPVGVLAELAEQLLAVHGQNDQLRLLRPSEQRAVLDRFAGDEVSGPLGQYQRLREEWLRVATELTERSERSRELAREADLLRHGLGEIEAVGPKPGEDLELVDEARRLADADQLREAATGAQYAVSGAADGDPDNPGALGLIGEARRRVATSEDPALRALESRLVEAAAVLADVGAEIGSYLDHLDADPNRLETVLARQSELKHLTRKYAADIDGVIAWAEDANHRLSTLDTSDEALAALAARRDELAAELAVYAAQVSDARTSAAEELGKEVSDELTGLAMPHSNIEVVVHPRAAEKGDTQALQVGKVLLHAGASGVDEVELRLIAHPGAPALPVHKGASGGELSRVMLALEVVLSHSDPVPTLVFDEVDAGVGGRAAVEVGRRLARLARSHQVIVVTHLPQVAAFADRHLVVDKTADGILTRSGVRVLDESERVVELARMLAGMDSTDTGRAHAVELLAAAKADKDSAPVVRRKTRKKVT; encoded by the coding sequence GTGTTGGCCGAGATGCGCATCCAGGGCCTCGGTGTGATCGATGAGGCAACCCTAGAACTCGATGCCGGATTCACCGTCGTTACTGGTGAGACCGGTGCGGGCAAGACCATGGTCGTCACCGGGCTCCACCTTCTGGGTGGTGGTCGGGCCGAGGCGTCGAGAGTGCGCACCGGTGCCGACAAAGCCGTGGTGGAGGGCAGGTTCCGGGCACCAGCGGGTAGCCCGGCCGCGAAGGTCGCCGACGAGGTCGGCGGCGAACCGGACGAGGACGGCACCGTGATCGCGGTGCGCACCGTCGGGGCGGACGGCAGGTCGAGGGCACACCTCGGCGGCCGTTCGGTGCCGGTCGGTGTGCTCGCGGAACTCGCGGAGCAGCTCCTCGCCGTGCACGGGCAGAACGACCAGTTGAGACTGCTCCGCCCCTCCGAGCAGCGGGCGGTCCTCGACCGGTTCGCGGGCGACGAGGTGTCCGGGCCGCTCGGCCAGTACCAGCGGCTGCGCGAGGAGTGGCTGCGCGTCGCGACCGAGCTGACGGAGCGCTCCGAGCGCTCCCGCGAGCTCGCCCGCGAGGCCGACCTGCTGCGCCACGGGCTCGGTGAGATCGAGGCGGTCGGCCCCAAGCCGGGCGAGGACCTCGAACTCGTCGACGAGGCCCGCAGGCTCGCCGACGCCGACCAGTTGCGCGAGGCCGCCACGGGCGCGCAGTACGCGGTGAGCGGCGCGGCCGACGGCGACCCGGACAACCCCGGCGCGCTGGGGCTCATCGGCGAGGCGCGTCGCCGGGTGGCGACGTCGGAGGACCCCGCGCTGCGCGCGCTGGAGTCCCGGCTCGTCGAGGCGGCCGCGGTGCTGGCGGACGTCGGCGCCGAGATCGGCTCGTACCTCGACCACCTCGACGCCGACCCGAACCGGCTGGAGACGGTGCTGGCCCGGCAGTCCGAGCTGAAGCACCTGACCCGCAAGTACGCGGCGGACATCGACGGCGTGATCGCGTGGGCCGAGGACGCCAACCACCGCCTGTCGACGCTCGACACGTCCGACGAGGCGCTGGCGGCGCTGGCCGCGCGCCGCGACGAGCTGGCCGCCGAACTCGCGGTCTACGCCGCCCAGGTCTCCGACGCGCGCACCAGCGCCGCCGAGGAGCTGGGCAAGGAGGTGTCGGACGAGCTGACCGGGCTCGCGATGCCGCACTCGAACATCGAGGTCGTCGTGCACCCCCGTGCCGCCGAGAAGGGCGACACGCAGGCGCTCCAGGTCGGCAAGGTGCTGCTGCACGCCGGTGCCAGCGGTGTGGACGAGGTCGAGCTGCGCCTCATCGCGCACCCCGGCGCGCCCGCGCTGCCGGTGCACAAGGGCGCGTCCGGCGGTGAGCTGTCACGGGTGATGCTCGCGCTGGAGGTCGTCCTGTCGCACTCCGACCCGGTGCCGACGCTGGTCTTCGACGAGGTCGACGCCGGTGTCGGCGGCCGGGCCGCGGTCGAGGTCGGCAGGCGGCTGGCCAGGTTGGCGCGCAGCCACCAGGTCATCGTGGTCACCCACCTCCCGCAGGTCGCCGCGTTCGCGGACCGGCACCTGGTCGTCGACAAGACGGCGGACGGCATCCTGACCCGCAGTGGTGTGCGGGTGCTCGACGAGTCGGAACGCGTCGTCGAACTGGCCAGGATGCTCGCGGGGATGGACTCGACCGACACCGGCCGCGCGCACGCCGTGGAACTGCTCGCGGCGGCCAAGGCGGACAAGGACAGCGCCCCCGTCGTGCGGCGCAAGACGCGTAAAAAGGTCACATGA
- a CDS encoding copper transporter → MISLRYHIVSITAAFLALAVGVVLGSTAISSRLLSGLSDDNGALGRQVVELRNDRNALDSKLAEADRFATSIGPLSVKGQLADRTVVLVTTSDARPGDRDSLAELLRAAGATVTGELQLTDSFADPRKADQLRDLVARLQPAGTQLPTASDPGTRAGGLLGSLLLLNKDSGQPQASADETASALGGLTGAGFVKPGQGLRPAQLAVVLTGGAVAGDSAGDRAATVARFAIQLDRSGAGAVLAGGAGSADGTGGIGVVRADTAATSVLSTVDNADSAAGRVVTVLALRGQLDGKSGRYGVAGNAEAPSPGQAS, encoded by the coding sequence TTGATCTCGTTGCGCTACCACATCGTCTCGATCACGGCCGCGTTCCTCGCGCTCGCCGTGGGGGTCGTACTCGGCTCGACGGCCATCAGCAGCAGGCTGCTCTCCGGGCTCAGCGACGACAACGGCGCGCTGGGCAGGCAGGTCGTCGAACTCCGGAACGACCGCAACGCGCTCGACTCCAAGCTCGCCGAGGCGGACCGGTTCGCCACGTCGATCGGCCCGCTGTCGGTCAAGGGCCAGCTCGCCGACCGCACCGTCGTGCTGGTGACCACGTCCGACGCGCGGCCGGGCGACCGCGACTCGCTCGCCGAGCTGCTGCGCGCCGCGGGCGCCACGGTCACCGGCGAACTCCAGCTCACCGACTCGTTCGCCGACCCGCGCAAGGCCGACCAGCTGCGCGACCTGGTCGCCCGGTTGCAGCCCGCGGGCACCCAGCTGCCGACCGCGTCCGACCCCGGCACCCGCGCGGGCGGACTGCTCGGTTCGCTGCTGCTGCTGAACAAGGACAGCGGCCAGCCGCAGGCCTCGGCCGACGAGACGGCCTCCGCGCTGGGCGGGCTGACCGGCGCCGGTTTCGTGAAGCCCGGCCAGGGTCTGCGCCCCGCGCAGCTCGCCGTCGTGCTCACCGGCGGCGCCGTCGCGGGGGACTCGGCCGGTGACCGCGCCGCCACGGTCGCGCGCTTCGCCATCCAGCTCGACCGGTCCGGCGCGGGCGCGGTGCTCGCGGGCGGCGCCGGATCGGCCGACGGCACGGGCGGCATCGGCGTCGTGCGGGCCGACACGGCGGCGACTTCCGTCCTGTCGACCGTCGACAACGCCGACTCCGCCGCGGGCCGCGTCGTGACCGTCCTCGCGCTGCGCGGGCAGCTCGACGGCAAGTCCGGTCGCTACGGCGTGGCGGGCAACGCCGAGGCCCCATCACCTGGTCAGGCCAGCTGA
- a CDS encoding response regulator transcription factor, whose amino-acid sequence MASLLVVEDDPTLRELLGASLRFAGFEVVTAVDGAAALGLAEREPPGLVVLDVMLPDIGGFEVLRRLRLAHGEDLPVVFLTARDTHEDKVDGLSVGGDDYVTKPFRLEELIARIHAVLRRAGRSAGGPSGTPLVVGELELDPGAHLVTCRGDRVELSQTEFRLLRYLMEHADQIVAKSRIVRDVWNHDFGGDPSIVESYVSYLRRKVDRGEPKLIHTVRGIGYVLRTPRP is encoded by the coding sequence ATGGCGTCGTTGCTGGTGGTCGAGGATGATCCGACGCTGCGGGAGCTGTTGGGCGCCAGCCTGAGGTTCGCGGGGTTCGAGGTCGTGACGGCGGTGGACGGGGCAGCGGCGCTGGGGTTGGCGGAGCGGGAGCCGCCGGGGCTGGTGGTGCTGGACGTGATGCTGCCGGACATCGGTGGGTTCGAGGTGTTGCGGCGGTTGCGGCTGGCGCACGGCGAGGATCTGCCCGTGGTGTTCCTGACGGCGCGCGACACCCACGAGGACAAGGTGGACGGGTTGTCGGTCGGGGGTGACGACTACGTGACCAAGCCGTTCCGGTTGGAGGAGTTGATCGCGCGCATCCACGCCGTGCTGCGGCGGGCGGGGCGGTCGGCCGGTGGTCCGAGCGGGACGCCGTTGGTGGTCGGGGAGTTGGAGCTGGATCCGGGCGCGCACCTGGTGACCTGCCGTGGTGACCGGGTCGAGTTGTCGCAGACGGAGTTCAGGCTGTTGCGGTACCTCATGGAGCACGCGGACCAGATCGTCGCGAAGTCGCGGATCGTGCGGGACGTGTGGAACCACGACTTCGGCGGCGACCCGAGCATCGTGGAGTCCTACGTGAGCTACCTGCGCCGCAAGGTGGACCGGGGCGAGCCGAAGCTGATCCACACCGTGCGCGGCATCGGCTACGTGCTGCGGACCCCGCGGCCGTGA
- a CDS encoding CTP synthase, with protein sequence MVLNARTTKHVFVTGGVASSLGKGLTASSLGQLLTSRGLRVTMQKLDPYLNVDPGTMNPFQHGEVFVTDDGAETDLDIGHYERFLARDLSGEANVTTGQVYSEVIAKERRGEYLGDTVQVIPHITDEIKRRIRAMAEPDAEGLVPDVVITEVGGTVGDIESLPFLEAARQVRHDVGRDNVFFLHVSLVPYLAPSGELKTKPTQHSVAALRNIGIQPDAIVCRADREIPDALKRKIGLMCDVDNEAVVAAVDARSIYDIPKVLHGEGLDAYVVRRLDLPFRDVDWTVWGDLLDRVHNPTETVRVGLVGKYVDLPDAYLSVTEALRAGGFAHRAKVEVVWVPSDDCRTPSGAAHALSGLDGVLVPGGFGVRGIEGKIDAITYARTRGIPLLGLCLGLQCMVIESARNLAGIEDANSAEFEEGGTPVISTMADQQDVVSGERDMGGTMRLGAYPAKLTPGSVVARAYGATEVSERHRHRYEVNNAFRDRLAKAGLVFSGTSPDGRLVEFVELPTNVHPFFVATQAHPELKSRPTKPHPLFAAFVRAALDYRLADRLPVELAEPATAAAK encoded by the coding sequence TTGGTGCTCAACGCACGTACCACCAAGCACGTTTTCGTCACCGGAGGCGTCGCGTCCTCCTTGGGCAAGGGGCTCACCGCTTCCAGCCTCGGCCAGCTGCTGACTTCCCGTGGTCTGCGGGTGACCATGCAGAAGCTCGACCCCTACCTCAACGTCGACCCCGGCACGATGAACCCGTTCCAGCACGGCGAGGTGTTCGTCACCGACGACGGCGCCGAGACCGACCTGGACATCGGCCACTACGAGCGCTTCCTCGCCCGTGACCTGTCCGGCGAGGCGAACGTCACGACCGGGCAGGTGTACTCCGAGGTCATCGCCAAGGAGCGCCGCGGCGAGTACCTGGGCGACACCGTCCAGGTCATCCCGCACATCACCGACGAGATCAAGCGCCGCATCCGCGCGATGGCCGAGCCGGACGCCGAGGGCCTCGTGCCGGACGTCGTCATCACCGAGGTCGGCGGCACGGTCGGCGACATCGAGTCGCTGCCGTTCCTGGAGGCCGCCCGGCAGGTGCGCCACGACGTGGGCCGCGACAACGTGTTCTTCCTGCACGTGTCGCTCGTGCCCTACCTCGCGCCCTCCGGTGAGCTGAAGACCAAGCCCACCCAGCACTCCGTGGCGGCGCTGCGCAACATCGGCATCCAGCCCGACGCCATCGTGTGCCGGGCCGACCGGGAGATCCCGGACGCGCTCAAGCGCAAGATCGGCCTCATGTGCGACGTCGACAACGAGGCCGTCGTGGCCGCCGTCGACGCGCGGTCGATCTACGACATCCCCAAGGTGCTGCACGGCGAGGGCCTGGACGCCTACGTCGTGCGCAGGCTCGACCTGCCGTTCCGCGACGTCGACTGGACCGTGTGGGGCGACCTGCTCGACCGCGTGCACAACCCGACCGAGACCGTGCGCGTCGGCCTGGTCGGCAAGTACGTCGACCTGCCGGACGCCTACCTGTCGGTCACCGAGGCCCTGCGCGCGGGCGGTTTCGCCCACCGCGCCAAGGTCGAGGTCGTCTGGGTGCCCTCCGACGACTGCCGGACGCCCTCCGGCGCGGCGCACGCGCTCAGCGGCCTGGACGGCGTGCTCGTGCCCGGCGGGTTCGGCGTGCGCGGCATCGAGGGCAAGATCGACGCCATCACCTACGCCCGCACCCGCGGCATCCCGCTGCTCGGCCTGTGCCTGGGGCTCCAGTGCATGGTCATCGAGTCGGCCCGCAACCTCGCGGGCATCGAGGACGCCAACTCGGCCGAGTTCGAGGAGGGCGGCACCCCCGTCATCTCGACGATGGCCGACCAGCAGGACGTCGTCTCCGGTGAACGCGACATGGGCGGCACCATGCGACTCGGCGCCTACCCGGCCAAGCTGACCCCCGGCTCCGTCGTGGCGCGCGCGTACGGCGCCACCGAGGTGTCGGAACGCCACCGACACCGCTACGAGGTCAACAACGCCTTCCGCGACCGGCTCGCCAAGGCGGGCCTCGTGTTCTCCGGCACCTCACCGGACGGCCGCCTGGTCGAGTTCGTCGAACTCCCCACGAACGTGCACCCGTTCTTCGTGGCGACCCAGGCCCACCCCGAACTGAAGTCCCGCCCCACCAAGCCGCACCCGCTGTTCGCCGCCTTCGTGCGCGCCGCACTGGACTACCGCCTCGCCGACCGCCTCCCGGTCGAACTCGCCGAGCCCGCCACGGCGGCCGCGAAATGA
- a CDS encoding NUDIX hydrolase: MTGPGAHEFRTVSSRDVHIGRVVGLRVDEVAMPGGGTALREVVEHLGAVAVVALDDDGRVALIHQYRHPLGHRLWELPAGLLDSPGEIPVEGARRELAEEVGLAASRWSTLVDVAASPGFTDEVVRVFLAQDLSTVDRDLQGEEEADLVIKRFPLAEAVKMALAGDIINGAAVGGLLAAQAVVAGAEARPADAPWPDRPSTFAARQNKD; the protein is encoded by the coding sequence ATGACCGGCCCAGGCGCACACGAGTTCCGCACCGTCTCCTCGCGCGACGTGCACATCGGCCGCGTCGTCGGCCTCCGCGTCGACGAGGTGGCCATGCCCGGCGGCGGCACCGCACTCCGCGAAGTGGTCGAACACCTCGGCGCGGTCGCCGTCGTAGCCCTCGACGACGACGGCCGGGTCGCCCTCATCCACCAGTACCGCCACCCGCTCGGCCACCGCCTGTGGGAACTCCCCGCAGGCCTCCTGGACTCCCCAGGAGAAATCCCCGTCGAAGGCGCACGCCGCGAACTCGCCGAAGAAGTCGGCCTCGCCGCCTCGCGCTGGTCGACCCTGGTCGACGTAGCCGCCTCACCCGGCTTCACCGACGAGGTCGTACGGGTGTTCCTCGCCCAGGACCTGTCCACTGTGGACCGCGACCTGCAAGGCGAGGAGGAAGCCGACCTGGTCATCAAGCGCTTCCCCTTGGCGGAAGCCGTGAAAATGGCACTGGCGGGCGACATCATCAACGGCGCCGCAGTCGGCGGCCTGCTAGCAGCACAGGCCGTGGTCGCAGGCGCCGAAGCCAGACCAGCAGACGCCCCTTGGCCCGACCGCCCCTCAACATTCGCGGCCCGCCAAAACAAAGACTGA
- a CDS encoding TlyA family RNA methyltransferase, translating to MPRRSRLDAELVRRGLARSREHASQLVSAGRVTVRGTVATKPATAVEIDAAVVVREDVDDPNWASRGAHKLVGALEAFSDIDPTGARCLDAGASTGGFTDVLLRRGAGQVVAVDVGRGLLDWKLRTDERVVVKDKTNVRALTPEDVGGPVDLVVADLSFISLKLVLPALKSCLKPDGDLVPMVKPQFEVGRERLGSGGVVRDPGLRADAVLTVVEAAADLGLRLHGVIASPLPGPSGNVEFFVRLRLGDPLEPEAAAALVRTAVAEGPQ from the coding sequence GTGCCAAGGAGGTCTCGGCTCGACGCCGAGCTGGTGCGGCGAGGGCTCGCCCGGTCGCGTGAGCACGCCAGTCAGCTGGTGTCCGCGGGTCGGGTGACGGTGCGCGGCACGGTCGCCACGAAACCGGCCACGGCGGTCGAGATCGACGCCGCGGTGGTGGTGCGCGAGGACGTCGACGACCCGAACTGGGCGTCGCGCGGCGCGCACAAGCTGGTCGGCGCGCTGGAGGCGTTCTCCGACATCGACCCGACCGGTGCGCGCTGCCTGGACGCGGGCGCGTCCACGGGCGGGTTCACCGACGTGCTGCTGCGCCGGGGCGCGGGCCAGGTGGTCGCGGTGGACGTCGGCCGGGGGCTGCTGGACTGGAAGCTGCGCACCGACGAGCGCGTCGTGGTGAAGGACAAGACCAACGTCCGGGCGTTGACGCCCGAGGACGTCGGCGGGCCGGTCGACCTCGTCGTGGCCGACCTGTCGTTCATCTCGCTCAAGCTCGTGCTGCCCGCGCTGAAGTCCTGCCTCAAGCCCGACGGCGACCTGGTCCCGATGGTCAAGCCGCAGTTCGAGGTCGGCAGGGAACGGCTCGGGTCCGGCGGGGTCGTGCGCGACCCTGGGCTGCGGGCCGACGCCGTGCTCACCGTGGTCGAGGCGGCCGCCGACCTCGGCCTGCGCCTGCACGGCGTGATCGCCAGTCCGCTGCCGGGACCGTCCGGCAACGTCGAGTTCTTCGTCCGCCTCCGGCTGGGCGACCCCTTGGAGCCGGAAGCCGCCGCCGCGCTCGTGCGAACCGCTGTCGCGGAAGGACCTCAATGA
- a CDS encoding HAMP domain-containing sensor histidine kinase — MTVLRRVPLSARLLVITLVLLAVGLVATTAVVVASLRGPLVDRVDSQLRAGGELLSRVPPQALAAFGDATPGDASEVLELVTAMHVTYLSADGLAAGTFRLGGDVASDLPAFDAATAARTGRPFDVSPSWRVLVLPARYQGAGQGDVVVFASSLDEVEAIVGGVRTNCYLIGSALLVLLSLLGFFALRAGLRPLRQIEATSTAIAAGEPGRRVPDIAAPTTEVGSLAAAMNGMLDRIDEAAAARAASEARTRRFVADASHELRTPLAGISGSTELYRMGALPERADVDRTMDRIERESRRLERLVDDLLLLARFDEADPTALRMEPMDLRAVAVDALHDLRALDPTRPVSLTGPGGGPVGPAPVLGDEARLRQVVTNLVGNAVRHTPAATAVRVGVGTVDGRAVVEVADDGPGLTAEQAERVFERFYRADASRTRADGGGAGLGLAIARSLVAAQGGDLLVTTTPGAGAVFTMALPARPA, encoded by the coding sequence GTGACGGTGCTCCGCCGGGTCCCGCTGAGCGCGCGGCTGCTGGTGATCACGCTGGTGCTGCTGGCCGTCGGGCTGGTCGCGACCACCGCCGTCGTGGTGGCGTCGCTGCGCGGTCCGCTGGTGGACCGGGTGGACAGCCAGTTGCGGGCGGGCGGTGAGCTGTTGTCGCGGGTGCCGCCGCAGGCGCTCGCCGCGTTCGGGGACGCGACGCCCGGCGACGCCTCCGAGGTGCTGGAGCTGGTGACCGCCATGCACGTCACCTACCTGTCCGCCGACGGCCTGGCGGCTGGGACGTTCCGGCTGGGCGGGGACGTGGCGTCGGACCTGCCCGCCTTCGACGCCGCGACGGCGGCGCGGACCGGGCGGCCGTTCGACGTGTCACCCTCCTGGCGGGTCCTGGTCCTGCCCGCCAGGTACCAGGGTGCGGGTCAGGGCGACGTCGTCGTGTTCGCGTCCTCCCTGGACGAGGTGGAAGCGATCGTCGGCGGGGTTCGGACCAACTGCTACCTGATCGGGTCGGCGCTGCTGGTGCTGCTGTCACTGCTCGGGTTCTTCGCGCTGCGCGCAGGATTGCGGCCGCTGCGGCAGATCGAGGCGACGTCGACGGCGATCGCCGCCGGTGAGCCGGGCCGTCGGGTGCCGGACATCGCGGCGCCCACGACGGAGGTCGGCAGCCTCGCCGCGGCGATGAACGGGATGCTCGACCGGATCGACGAGGCGGCCGCGGCGAGGGCCGCGTCGGAGGCGCGCACCCGCCGGTTCGTCGCCGACGCGAGCCACGAGCTGCGCACCCCGCTGGCGGGCATCAGCGGGTCGACGGAGCTGTACCGGATGGGCGCGCTGCCCGAGCGGGCGGACGTGGACCGGACGATGGACCGGATCGAACGGGAGTCGCGGCGGCTCGAACGGCTCGTGGACGACCTGCTGCTGCTCGCCCGGTTCGACGAGGCGGACCCGACGGCGCTGCGGATGGAGCCGATGGACCTGCGCGCCGTGGCCGTGGACGCGCTGCACGACCTGCGCGCGTTGGACCCGACCCGGCCGGTGTCGCTCACCGGGCCGGGTGGCGGGCCGGTCGGTCCCGCGCCCGTTCTCGGCGACGAGGCGCGGCTGCGCCAGGTGGTGACGAACCTGGTGGGCAACGCCGTCCGGCACACCCCCGCCGCCACGGCGGTCCGCGTCGGCGTCGGCACCGTGGACGGGCGTGCGGTGGTCGAGGTCGCGGACGACGGGCCGGGGCTCACGGCGGAGCAGGCCGAGCGGGTGTTCGAGCGGTTCTACCGCGCGGACGCCTCGCGCACCCGCGCCGACGGAGGGGGCGCCGGGCTGGGCCTCGCGATCGCCCGGTCGCTGGTCGCCGCGCAGGGCGGGGACCTCCTCGTCACCACCACGCCGGGGGCGGGCGCGGTGTTCACGATGGCGCTGCCGGCCCGCCCGGCTTGA